The Opitutales bacterium ASA1 genome window below encodes:
- a CDS encoding aldo/keto reductase: MQLRRCGRNGPLLSRIGLGTWAFGGGDYWGAQDQSDVDRVVRSALDLRINYFDTAEMYNAGASETSLGHALKGRRDEAVIGSKISPCHTRPDTLRERCEASLRRLRTDRIDVYMVHWPIHRESIRHFTDDPSAIENPPSTKEAFLTLADLQREGKIGHIGVSNFGVRQLREVLDLGVTLAVNELPYNLLMRGIERELVPFCRANGIGIIGYMTLMQGLLAGDYESFDHVPPVRLRTRHFSGERELSRHGEPGIEDQSWRAIVEIRAIAHDLGRPVSDVALAWALANPDVSCVLAGCRNQSQLEENVRAETLTLPPEAKSRLDAVTTEVLDLLGPNPDYYQSMSATRSW; the protein is encoded by the coding sequence ATGCAACTCCGCCGCTGCGGCCGTAACGGCCCGCTTCTCTCCCGTATAGGGCTCGGCACGTGGGCCTTCGGTGGAGGCGACTACTGGGGAGCACAGGACCAAAGCGACGTCGATCGCGTGGTCCGCTCCGCCTTGGATCTCCGCATCAACTACTTCGACACAGCGGAGATGTACAACGCCGGTGCCAGCGAAACATCCTTGGGACACGCCCTGAAAGGACGTCGTGACGAAGCCGTCATCGGGAGCAAGATCAGCCCCTGCCACACCCGACCCGATACACTCCGCGAACGCTGCGAAGCGAGTCTGCGACGTCTCCGGACCGATCGCATCGACGTCTACATGGTCCACTGGCCCATACATCGGGAGTCGATAAGGCACTTCACCGACGACCCCTCGGCCATAGAAAATCCCCCCTCGACGAAGGAGGCCTTCCTGACCTTGGCCGATCTACAGCGAGAGGGCAAAATCGGCCACATCGGCGTCAGCAATTTCGGGGTCCGCCAACTACGAGAAGTGCTCGACCTCGGCGTCACCCTCGCGGTGAACGAACTTCCCTACAATCTGCTCATGCGCGGGATCGAAAGGGAACTCGTCCCGTTCTGTCGCGCGAACGGCATCGGCATCATCGGCTACATGACACTGATGCAGGGGCTCTTGGCGGGGGACTACGAATCGTTCGACCACGTCCCTCCTGTCCGGCTCCGCACGCGCCACTTCTCCGGCGAGCGCGAACTCTCACGCCACGGCGAGCCCGGCATCGAAGATCAGTCGTGGCGCGCGATCGTGGAGATCCGAGCCATCGCCCACGACTTGGGACGCCCCGTCTCCGACGTAGCCTTGGCTTGGGCTCTGGCGAATCCCGACGTGAGCTGCGTGCTCGCGGGATGTCGCAACCAAAGCCAATTGGAGGAAAACGTCCGCGCGGAGACGCTCACTCTCCCGCCCGAAGCCAAGTCGCGTCTCGATGCCGTGACCACAGAAGTCTTGGACCTGCTCGGACCCAATCCCGACTACTACCAATCCATGAGCGCGACCCGATCTTGGTAA
- a CDS encoding glycoside hydrolase family 2 protein, whose translation MRLRSPLASVLALLALGLAPLSARASTSTTVGEDLDEGLPFRPQVRAPALPAAASTDPRPTAAPITDIRDFPTALAHIGGRERLDLSGRWNYLVDPMRAGFRGSGWRRSLWRDAPAPESELVEYDWDTAPALHVPGDWNSQVEELKWYGGTVWLRRTFHFEPAADRTHLLYFEGVNLHAVVFLNGTRIGEHHGGFTPFALDATPHLRGGSNSIIVAVDATHGRETIPALNVDWWNYGGITRPVHLVTVPTTHIHDTRVRLQDADTIAATVRIVGPENSGQTVTIAIPELQWSAHASTDASGVAEISAPVPTGLARWTPDSPRLYTVETTSSSDAITERIGFRTIRVDGTRVLLDERPVFLRGISIHEEPFSAIGTRALSPAEARALLEEARALGANFVRLAHYPHSELVTRLADELGLLVWSEIPVYWDVDYGSPLALERARLMLAEMIRRDVNRCSIVFWSVANETPTREDRTRFLRRLLDDARTLDDTRLLTAALHATFDASVGTNTVLIDDPLGAYVDVIAFNRYEGWYGPRTPDQIDEVQWRSAFGKPLVFSEFGADALYGLHGPRHERYTEAYQAWVYERTLAMTERMPHLVGVSPWILKDFRSPRRYHGVFQNYWNRKGLVDPTGQRKAAFHVLRDWYAARAAEEASSHE comes from the coding sequence ATGCGACTCCGTTCACCCCTCGCCTCGGTCCTCGCCTTGCTCGCTCTCGGTCTCGCGCCCCTCTCCGCGCGTGCCTCCACGAGCACCACCGTCGGCGAAGATCTCGACGAGGGCTTACCGTTCCGCCCCCAAGTTCGAGCCCCTGCTCTTCCCGCCGCCGCGTCGACCGATCCACGACCGACCGCCGCTCCGATCACCGACATCCGAGACTTCCCTACGGCGCTCGCGCACATCGGCGGTCGCGAACGACTCGATCTTTCCGGGCGTTGGAACTATCTCGTCGATCCCATGCGCGCCGGCTTCCGCGGCTCGGGCTGGCGCCGCAGCCTCTGGCGCGACGCTCCCGCACCCGAGAGCGAACTCGTCGAGTACGACTGGGACACCGCTCCCGCGCTTCACGTCCCTGGAGACTGGAACAGCCAAGTCGAGGAACTGAAGTGGTATGGAGGCACGGTCTGGCTGCGCCGCACGTTCCACTTCGAACCCGCGGCCGACCGCACGCACCTGCTCTACTTCGAAGGCGTGAACCTGCACGCCGTCGTCTTTCTCAACGGCACTCGCATCGGCGAACACCACGGCGGCTTCACTCCCTTCGCCCTCGACGCCACACCGCACCTGCGCGGGGGTTCGAACTCGATCATCGTCGCCGTCGACGCGACACACGGTCGCGAGACGATCCCCGCGCTCAACGTCGACTGGTGGAACTACGGCGGCATCACCCGTCCCGTCCATCTCGTCACCGTACCCACGACACACATACACGACACTCGCGTCCGCCTCCAGGATGCGGACACGATCGCCGCCACCGTCCGCATCGTCGGCCCGGAAAACTCCGGCCAGACCGTCACCATCGCCATCCCGGAACTCCAGTGGTCCGCCCACGCCAGCACCGACGCGTCAGGCGTGGCTGAAATCTCCGCTCCGGTGCCCACGGGCCTCGCGCGGTGGACGCCGGACTCGCCACGCCTCTACACCGTCGAGACGACATCCTCGTCCGACGCGATCACCGAACGCATCGGCTTCCGCACGATCCGCGTCGACGGGACGCGCGTCCTCCTCGACGAGCGACCCGTCTTCCTGCGCGGAATCTCCATCCACGAAGAACCGTTTTCCGCAATCGGCACACGCGCGCTCAGCCCGGCCGAAGCGCGCGCACTGCTCGAAGAGGCGCGCGCACTCGGTGCCAACTTCGTCCGCCTCGCCCACTACCCGCACTCCGAACTCGTGACCCGTCTCGCCGACGAACTCGGGCTGCTCGTTTGGAGCGAAATCCCCGTGTATTGGGATGTCGACTACGGCAGCCCGCTCGCTCTCGAGCGCGCTCGCCTCATGCTCGCCGAGATGATCCGGCGCGACGTCAACCGCTGCTCGATCGTCTTCTGGAGCGTCGCCAACGAAACGCCCACTCGCGAGGATCGCACGCGCTTCCTGCGGCGTCTCCTCGACGACGCGCGCACCCTCGACGACACCCGCCTGCTCACCGCTGCACTTCACGCCACCTTCGACGCCAGCGTCGGCACGAACACCGTGCTCATCGACGACCCGCTCGGTGCATACGTCGACGTGATCGCCTTCAACCGCTACGAAGGCTGGTACGGCCCGCGCACGCCCGACCAAATCGACGAGGTCCAGTGGCGCTCCGCCTTCGGCAAACCCCTCGTGTTTTCCGAGTTCGGCGCCGACGCGCTCTACGGCCTCCACGGCCCACGGCACGAGCGCTACACCGAGGCCTACCAAGCCTGGGTCTACGAACGCACGCTCGCCATGACCGAGCGCATGCCGCACCTCGTCGGCGTCTCGCCTTGGATCCTCAAGGACTTCCGTTCCCCGCGCCGCTACCACGGCGTGTTTCAAAACTACTGGAATCGCAAAGGCCTCGTCGATCCCACCGGTCAACGCAAAGCCGCCTTCCACGTCCTGCGTGACTGGTATGCCGCGCGCGCCGCCGAAGAAGCCTCCTCGCACGAATAA
- a CDS encoding TonB-dependent receptor translates to MTTTPASSTLRARTRSRLHLVSALALIAPWALHAQDAPTARGDEIIELDAFVVNALTDERNRSIEAKRAADSIGDFIAADRLGQFVDADIGAVVERLPGVYTSGAGQSGGSGISIRGLGGGFNSLQLDGDRLPSNQGGTRGVSIDNIPAELIGAIEIFKAPTPEREADSIGGVVNVETKSGLDLDRRLINARALYGWDEYGTGSQYRTSFTYSDRLGDDVGIFLSLTRAENDRRRDEIRSDPADFVFDQLVTTNPALPRITGADATRVFLPSRVDYRRTEQSQQNTGANLNLDWRVSEDFRLSFRTFYARFDEQRPQIRNLWRFDRSTGNDPNNRTFPHPDYVYFDQPNGTFYFGDEQRIVRRIADQDETEDVLRLQIEGVHRWHDATLDYALSRGESSREFWNSTYIFTTDDVQLVADVDDLRSPSFSVVNPGEFFYNTNNNPRVPNLFDPLSYRNGGDGFFERDNRRAEVIDAEDEITTFALNYRKMFDDGLAVKIGGKFRTQSKVNQRDFVIGPSGFSFDATQADFQGVNGYFDGRQDLGTFPTHASLQAQNQGDAREFVAAVLGLPTPPADSRRDSTIQDLAADEDVLGLYAQASKSWDRFTLLGGVRWERTSSDYRGFTADVTGNPVIDATRAVAGSRTYDDFYPSIHLSYRLADRLLLRSAIGVTLARPEFEDLTPSSYATLSTDSDTGRNIVNLKRGNADLDPTQSTNFDLSLEYYFEDGGLFSIAAFHKELRNWIYESTFIAPPSDFPEYAAVPDLEQVRVSSTLNGDDASVTGIELNLERDLAWGFSFGANYTQLSFDVNAAQTGLDRVPGQSDRLVRVSLNYESDKFLARLSLRDSGSIVDDVVTFSSPAAIDYFQSQGMGELITREDGSRIIGLGLYDVAGPQLDFTAEYRLTSWARAFVQANNLLRENSAAYLDERETFAEKWEYRSWSTQVGVKLAF, encoded by the coding sequence ATGACAACCACGCCCGCCTCGTCTACCCTCCGAGCACGCACGCGCTCCCGCCTCCACCTCGTCTCCGCCTTGGCCCTGATCGCTCCTTGGGCACTCCACGCCCAAGACGCCCCAACCGCGCGCGGCGACGAGATCATCGAACTCGACGCCTTCGTGGTCAACGCCCTCACCGACGAGCGTAACCGCTCGATCGAAGCCAAGCGCGCGGCCGACTCCATCGGCGACTTCATCGCCGCCGACCGACTCGGACAGTTCGTCGACGCCGACATCGGCGCCGTCGTCGAGCGCCTCCCGGGCGTCTACACCTCCGGCGCAGGCCAGAGCGGCGGCTCCGGCATCTCCATCCGCGGACTCGGAGGCGGCTTCAACTCGCTCCAACTCGACGGCGATCGACTCCCCTCCAACCAAGGCGGCACCCGCGGCGTCTCCATCGACAACATCCCCGCCGAACTCATCGGCGCGATCGAGATCTTCAAAGCCCCCACCCCCGAACGCGAGGCCGACTCCATCGGCGGCGTCGTCAACGTCGAAACCAAGTCCGGACTCGACCTCGATCGTCGACTGATCAACGCCCGCGCCCTGTATGGCTGGGATGAATACGGCACCGGCTCCCAGTACCGCACCTCCTTCACCTACAGCGATCGACTCGGCGACGACGTGGGCATCTTCCTTTCCCTCACCCGTGCCGAAAACGATCGCCGCCGCGACGAGATCCGCTCCGACCCGGCCGACTTCGTCTTCGACCAACTCGTCACCACCAACCCCGCGCTCCCGCGCATCACCGGAGCCGACGCCACCCGTGTCTTCCTCCCCAGCCGCGTCGACTATCGCCGCACCGAGCAAAGCCAGCAGAACACCGGCGCCAACCTCAACCTCGACTGGCGCGTGTCCGAAGACTTCCGCCTGAGCTTCCGCACGTTCTACGCCCGCTTCGACGAACAACGCCCGCAGATCCGCAACCTCTGGCGCTTCGACCGCTCCACCGGCAACGATCCCAACAACCGCACCTTCCCGCATCCCGACTACGTCTACTTCGATCAACCCAACGGCACGTTCTACTTCGGCGACGAACAGCGCATCGTCCGCCGTATCGCCGATCAGGACGAAACTGAAGACGTGCTCCGCCTCCAGATCGAAGGTGTCCACCGCTGGCACGACGCCACGCTCGACTACGCCCTCAGCCGGGGCGAGTCCTCCCGCGAATTCTGGAACAGCACCTACATCTTCACCACCGACGACGTCCAACTCGTCGCCGACGTCGACGACCTCCGCTCCCCTTCCTTCTCCGTCGTCAACCCGGGCGAGTTCTTCTACAACACCAACAACAATCCGCGCGTGCCGAATCTCTTCGACCCGCTCTCGTATCGAAACGGTGGAGACGGCTTCTTCGAACGCGACAACCGCCGCGCCGAAGTGATCGACGCCGAAGACGAGATCACCACGTTCGCGCTCAACTACCGCAAGATGTTCGACGACGGCCTCGCGGTGAAGATCGGCGGCAAGTTCCGCACCCAGTCCAAAGTGAACCAACGCGACTTCGTCATCGGCCCGTCCGGCTTCTCCTTCGACGCCACCCAAGCCGACTTCCAAGGCGTCAACGGTTACTTCGACGGTCGGCAAGATCTCGGCACGTTCCCCACCCACGCCTCGCTCCAAGCCCAGAATCAGGGTGACGCACGCGAGTTCGTCGCAGCCGTCCTCGGTCTTCCCACACCTCCCGCCGACAGCCGCCGCGACAGCACGATTCAAGACCTCGCCGCCGACGAAGACGTACTCGGCCTCTACGCTCAGGCTTCGAAGAGCTGGGACAGGTTCACCCTCCTCGGCGGCGTTCGTTGGGAGCGCACCTCCAGCGACTACCGCGGCTTCACCGCCGACGTCACCGGCAACCCCGTCATCGACGCCACCCGTGCCGTCGCCGGCAGCCGCACCTACGACGACTTCTACCCGAGCATCCACCTCTCCTACCGCCTCGCAGACCGCCTGCTCTTGCGCAGCGCGATCGGCGTCACGCTCGCCCGGCCCGAGTTCGAAGACCTCACGCCCTCGTCCTACGCCACGCTCAGCACCGACTCCGACACCGGTCGCAACATCGTCAACCTCAAGCGCGGCAACGCCGACCTCGATCCCACCCAGTCCACCAACTTCGACCTGAGCCTCGAGTACTACTTCGAGGACGGCGGTCTCTTCTCCATCGCCGCGTTCCACAAGGAACTCCGCAACTGGATCTACGAATCCACCTTCATCGCGCCTCCGTCGGACTTTCCCGAATACGCCGCCGTGCCCGACCTCGAGCAGGTGCGCGTGAGCTCCACGCTCAACGGCGACGACGCATCCGTCACCGGCATCGAACTCAACCTCGAGCGCGACCTCGCCTGGGGCTTCTCGTTCGGCGCGAACTACACGCAACTCTCGTTCGACGTGAACGCCGCGCAGACCGGCCTCGATCGCGTGCCCGGTCAGTCCGACCGCCTCGTTCGCGTCTCGCTCAACTACGAGAGCGACAAGTTCCTCGCCCGCCTCTCCCTGCGCGACAGCGGCTCGATCGTGGACGACGTGGTGACCTTCTCCTCGCCCGCCGCCATCGACTACTTCCAAAGCCAAGGCATGGGCGAGTTGATCACCCGCGAAGACGGCAGCCGGATCATAGGGCTCGGTCTATACGACGTCGCCGGTCCTCAACTCGATTTCACCGCCGAATACCGGCTCACGAGCTGGGCTCGCGCATTCGTGCAAGCCAACAACCTCCTGCGCGAGAATTCGGCCGCTTACCTCGATGAACGCGAGACGTTCGCCGAAAAATGGGAGTACCGTTCGTGGTCCACCCAAGTAGGCGTGAAGCTCGCGTTCTGA
- a CDS encoding RbsD/FucU domain-containing protein: MLRIPLTHPEILRALASAGHGARVLVADGNYPLSTASPLSASRVYLNLRAGCLTVTEVLSTLATVLPIESALCMQPPGDKTPTIFAEFIDILGAGVPIETQDRKSFYASALSPSTCLAIATGEQRRFANILLTLGTVRLPADVECYESHSLDYATPPLRP; encoded by the coding sequence ATGCTTCGTATACCCTTGACCCATCCGGAGATCCTGCGCGCACTCGCCTCTGCGGGTCACGGTGCCAGAGTGCTCGTGGCCGACGGCAACTACCCGCTCTCGACGGCCTCCCCTCTCTCGGCATCGCGAGTCTATCTCAACCTTCGCGCGGGTTGCCTCACGGTGACCGAGGTCCTTTCGACTCTCGCCACCGTCCTTCCGATCGAATCGGCCCTTTGCATGCAGCCGCCGGGGGACAAGACACCGACGATATTCGCCGAGTTCATCGACATACTCGGTGCCGGAGTTCCGATCGAAACCCAAGACCGCAAGTCCTTTTACGCCTCCGCCCTCTCGCCTTCGACCTGCCTCGCGATAGCCACCGGCGAGCAGCGTCGCTTCGCCAACATCTTGCTCACTCTCGGCACCGTCCGACTGCCTGCGGACGTCGAATGCTACGAGTCCCACTCTCTCGACTATGCAACTCCGCCGCTGCGGCCGTAA
- a CDS encoding glycoside hydrolase family 2 protein, protein MSSPRPPLVQNTYHRARVSLAGAWSYIVDPYETGFRNQRNWEPFPQEGAPKDRAFFLDRRREGAADRVEYDFDSSPTMQVPGDWNHQVEAIRYYEGVVWYRRRFDHAPAPGRRLFLRFEAVNYEAHVYLNGSLLGRHEGGFDPFEFEITDAIRAEGNSLVVRVNNRRERHTVPAMTTDWWNYGGITREVYLFETPGGFVRDYHVQLEGGESDVVSGFVELDPAHEGVEVEVAVPEACIRVLATTDREGRAAVSWRAHGLRRWTPESPVLYDVVVRAGGDEVRDRIGFRTIETRGADILLNGEPVFLRGISIHEEIASVPRRAYSREDAAALLGHARELGCNFVRLAHYPHNEHMARLADETGLLVWEEIPVYWGIDYANPAVYAAAESQLEALVRRDRNRASVIVWSIANETPPDAVRTDFLRRLKAVVRRLDRQRLVSAALDRTESGEDGGYSLDDPFAGESDLVSCNQYLGWYYGTPADCGRKQWRLDPGKPFFASEFGAGARAGRHGPREEVWTEEHQAWLYEEQLAMLERLPTFRGCSPWVLMDFRTPRRNLSGVQDHWNRKGLLAPDGSKKLAWHVLRAFYECVARREARRAAQREETSA, encoded by the coding sequence ATGAGCTCCCCGCGTCCGCCGCTTGTTCAGAACACCTACCATCGAGCCCGCGTGTCGCTGGCGGGTGCGTGGTCCTACATCGTGGATCCGTACGAGACCGGGTTTCGCAACCAACGCAATTGGGAGCCGTTTCCGCAGGAGGGAGCGCCGAAAGATCGCGCCTTCTTTCTCGATCGACGTCGAGAAGGAGCGGCCGACCGCGTGGAGTACGACTTCGACTCGAGTCCCACGATGCAGGTGCCGGGTGATTGGAATCATCAAGTGGAAGCGATCCGCTATTACGAAGGCGTGGTGTGGTATCGGCGTCGCTTCGACCACGCGCCGGCTCCGGGGCGGCGCTTGTTTCTGCGTTTCGAGGCGGTAAACTACGAGGCGCACGTGTATCTCAACGGTTCGTTGCTGGGGCGGCACGAAGGCGGGTTCGATCCGTTCGAGTTCGAGATCACCGATGCGATCCGGGCGGAGGGCAACAGCCTCGTCGTGCGGGTGAACAACCGACGCGAGCGGCACACCGTGCCGGCGATGACGACCGATTGGTGGAACTACGGTGGGATCACGCGCGAGGTGTATCTGTTCGAGACGCCGGGCGGCTTCGTGCGCGATTACCACGTGCAACTCGAGGGAGGCGAGAGCGACGTCGTGTCCGGCTTCGTGGAGTTGGATCCCGCGCACGAAGGCGTGGAGGTGGAGGTCGCGGTGCCCGAAGCGTGTATCCGAGTTTTGGCTACGACCGATCGGGAGGGTAGAGCGGCGGTGTCGTGGCGGGCGCACGGCTTGCGGCGATGGACGCCGGAGTCGCCCGTGTTGTACGACGTCGTCGTGCGGGCGGGCGGGGACGAGGTGCGCGATCGCATCGGCTTCCGGACGATCGAGACTCGCGGGGCGGACATTCTGCTCAACGGCGAGCCGGTGTTCTTGCGCGGGATCTCGATCCACGAAGAAATCGCCTCGGTGCCTCGGCGGGCGTACAGCCGGGAGGACGCGGCGGCATTGCTCGGACACGCGCGCGAGCTGGGATGCAACTTCGTGCGCCTCGCCCACTATCCGCACAACGAACACATGGCGCGACTGGCCGACGAGACGGGTCTGCTCGTGTGGGAGGAGATCCCGGTGTATTGGGGAATCGACTACGCGAATCCCGCAGTCTACGCGGCGGCGGAGAGCCAGCTCGAGGCGTTGGTGCGGCGAGATCGCAACCGGGCTTCTGTGATCGTGTGGTCGATCGCGAACGAGACGCCGCCGGATGCGGTGCGCACGGATTTTCTGCGACGTCTCAAGGCGGTGGTGCGGAGGTTGGATCGGCAGCGGTTGGTCAGCGCGGCGCTCGATCGCACGGAGTCGGGGGAAGACGGGGGTTATTCGCTGGACGATCCGTTCGCGGGGGAGAGCGACTTGGTGAGCTGCAATCAGTATCTCGGCTGGTATTACGGCACGCCGGCGGATTGCGGGCGCAAGCAGTGGCGGTTGGATCCGGGAAAGCCGTTTTTCGCGAGCGAGTTCGGTGCGGGTGCCCGGGCGGGGCGCCACGGGCCGCGCGAGGAAGTGTGGACCGAGGAACACCAAGCTTGGCTCTACGAGGAGCAACTCGCGATGCTCGAGCGCCTGCCGACCTTCCGGGGTTGTTCGCCGTGGGTGTTGATGGATTTCCGTACGCCGCGTCGAAACTTGAGCGGCGTGCAGGATCATTGGAATCGGAAGGGGCTGCTCGCACCGGACGGGAGCAAGAAGCTGGCTTGGCACGTCTTGCGCGCGTTCTACGAGTGCGTCGCGCGGCGCGAGGCTCGGAGGGCGGCGCAACGAGAGGAAACTTCGGCGTGA
- a CDS encoding LacI family DNA-binding transcriptional regulator yields the protein MNRRVTIRDIAQDVGYHFTTVSMALRKHPDIPERTRLKIEASAARLGYRPDPVLGALMSYRTELRKASYLGTLAWVTNYPSRTGWRAVQPFEEFFEGARQEADRRGYRIEEFWLGEPGMTPRRMAQILKSRGIQGLLLAPQPAVGTELAFEWDAFAAVTFGYTLAKPALHGVSNHHFRSMLLLVEQLFALGYRRCGYVEERRVDARVSYSWLGAYQVAHDAAGRAREIPPLQFNAWSEVEFAQWFDRYRPDVIVTKYPPVKDWLESRGLRLPDDVGLASPSLADRETEWAGMHENAVAIGRAAVSVLGDLLRHQDLGVPATPQRVMIEGVWTRGRTVRALQGAGGDAAAPEGSTTR from the coding sequence ATGAACCGACGTGTGACCATCCGGGACATCGCTCAGGACGTGGGTTACCACTTCACGACCGTGTCGATGGCATTGCGGAAGCACCCGGACATACCGGAGAGGACGCGGCTGAAAATCGAGGCTTCGGCGGCGCGGCTGGGTTACCGGCCGGATCCGGTTCTGGGGGCCTTGATGTCGTATCGGACGGAGCTGCGAAAGGCGTCGTACTTGGGGACCTTGGCGTGGGTGACCAACTACCCGAGCCGGACGGGTTGGCGAGCGGTGCAGCCGTTCGAGGAGTTCTTCGAAGGTGCGAGGCAGGAGGCCGATCGGCGAGGTTACCGGATCGAGGAGTTTTGGCTGGGAGAACCGGGCATGACTCCGCGACGGATGGCGCAGATCTTGAAATCGCGCGGGATACAGGGGCTCTTGTTGGCCCCACAGCCGGCGGTGGGGACGGAACTGGCGTTCGAATGGGACGCGTTCGCGGCGGTGACCTTCGGATACACGCTGGCCAAGCCGGCGCTGCACGGTGTCTCGAATCACCATTTCCGGAGCATGCTGCTGCTCGTGGAGCAGCTCTTCGCGTTGGGGTATCGGCGTTGTGGATACGTCGAGGAGCGCAGGGTGGACGCGCGCGTGAGCTACAGTTGGCTGGGGGCTTACCAAGTGGCGCACGACGCGGCCGGCCGGGCGCGCGAGATACCGCCGCTGCAGTTCAACGCGTGGTCGGAGGTCGAGTTTGCCCAGTGGTTCGATCGATACCGGCCGGACGTGATCGTGACGAAGTACCCGCCGGTGAAGGATTGGCTGGAGTCGCGTGGGCTACGACTGCCGGACGACGTGGGGTTGGCGAGTCCGTCGCTCGCGGATCGCGAAACGGAATGGGCGGGCATGCACGAGAACGCAGTGGCGATCGGGCGCGCTGCGGTGTCGGTCTTGGGCGATCTGTTGCGGCATCAAGATCTGGGCGTGCCGGCGACGCCGCAGCGCGTGATGATCGAAGGCGTTTGGACGCGGGGGCGGACGGTGCGTGCGCTTCAGGGCGCCGGTGGCGATGCGGCCGCACCCGAGGGTTCGACGACGCGGTAG
- the putP gene encoding sodium/proline symporter PutP: MLGLTLIDWLVLALYFVGTTALGIWTMRRIKSAGDYFMGGRGFGKVMMVAQAFGVGTHTDQPVSVSGAAYTNGLAGIWYQWVYMFSTPFFWMIAPIYRRLRYVTMADFFQRRYGSVVAMLYCVVALIYFTMNMGIMLKGTALTVEALTGGVVREEYLIPIATVLFVAYGMAGGIVAAVYTDLVQGVLILVLSFMLIPFAVEAAGGMRVFHEQLPEQMFSLVAPNEVTSWFIAAAVCNAVVHVVVLPHHMAIGGSGRTEIACRAGWTYGNFLKRFATAGWAFTGVFAVVLVPGLTEANREQAFGLMARELLPAGFVGLMLAAMVAAVMSTCDAFMVHASALFTNNVYKRYVKPEASERDVLRVARWSSLGVVAGGLLFAYGFPSVIDGIMLAWQITAFMGIAFWLGVMWPGANRWGAVASAVAMFATLLVTKLGLGWSFAAQVTAYIPVGLITCIVVSRATRREDAEGLRQFYLLLDTPVGQEQRLRAAGVEIMLEGRSEGRRGRGDAMPDEENEDGLLLVDVLALLAGRRRFRWVRYRVDVLGFAGAAVLGAATIALVWLLARWGA; this comes from the coding sequence ATGCTCGGACTCACCCTGATCGATTGGCTGGTGCTCGCGCTGTACTTCGTCGGCACGACGGCGCTCGGAATCTGGACGATGCGCCGGATCAAGTCGGCGGGCGACTACTTCATGGGTGGTCGCGGTTTCGGAAAGGTCATGATGGTGGCGCAGGCCTTCGGCGTGGGCACGCATACCGACCAGCCGGTCTCCGTCTCGGGCGCGGCTTACACCAACGGGCTCGCGGGTATCTGGTACCAGTGGGTCTACATGTTTTCGACCCCGTTCTTCTGGATGATCGCGCCGATCTACCGGCGGTTGCGCTACGTGACCATGGCGGACTTCTTCCAGCGGCGCTACGGCAGCGTGGTGGCCATGCTCTACTGCGTGGTGGCGCTGATCTACTTCACCATGAACATGGGCATCATGTTGAAGGGCACGGCGCTGACGGTGGAGGCGCTGACCGGTGGCGTGGTGCGCGAGGAATACTTGATCCCGATCGCGACCGTCTTGTTCGTGGCTTACGGGATGGCGGGCGGGATCGTGGCGGCGGTCTACACGGACTTGGTCCAGGGTGTCCTCATCCTGGTGCTCTCGTTCATGCTCATCCCGTTCGCGGTGGAGGCGGCGGGGGGCATGCGGGTGTTCCACGAGCAGCTGCCGGAGCAGATGTTCAGCCTCGTGGCGCCGAACGAGGTGACGTCGTGGTTCATCGCGGCGGCGGTGTGCAACGCGGTGGTGCACGTCGTCGTGCTGCCGCATCACATGGCGATCGGAGGCTCGGGACGGACCGAGATCGCGTGTCGTGCGGGTTGGACGTACGGGAATTTTCTGAAGCGTTTCGCGACGGCGGGTTGGGCCTTCACGGGGGTGTTCGCGGTGGTGCTCGTGCCGGGGCTGACGGAGGCGAATCGCGAACAGGCGTTCGGGTTGATGGCCCGCGAGCTCCTGCCGGCGGGTTTCGTGGGCTTGATGCTGGCGGCGATGGTGGCGGCGGTGATGTCGACCTGCGATGCGTTCATGGTGCACGCATCGGCGTTGTTCACCAACAACGTCTACAAGCGCTACGTGAAACCGGAAGCGAGCGAGCGCGACGTGTTGCGGGTCGCGCGGTGGTCGTCGCTCGGTGTGGTGGCCGGAGGTCTTTTGTTCGCCTACGGTTTTCCGAGCGTGATCGACGGGATCATGCTCGCGTGGCAGATCACGGCTTTCATGGGGATCGCGTTCTGGCTCGGCGTGATGTGGCCTGGTGCGAATCGATGGGGCGCAGTGGCGAGTGCAGTGGCGATGTTCGCTACCTTGCTCGTGACCAAGCTCGGGTTGGGCTGGAGTTTCGCGGCGCAGGTGACGGCGTACATTCCGGTGGGGTTGATCACGTGTATCGTCGTGAGCCGTGCGACGCGTCGGGAGGACGCGGAGGGTCTGCGGCAGTTCTATCTGTTGCTCGATACGCCGGTGGGGCAGGAGCAGCGGCTGCGGGCCGCAGGGGTCGAGATCATGCTGGAAGGTCGCTCGGAAGGACGTCGCGGCCGAGGGGATGCGATGCCCGACGAGGAGAACGAGGATGGTTTGCTGTTGGTGGACGTGCTCGCTCTGCTCGCGGGACGACGACGGTTTCGGTGGGTGCGTTACCGGGTGGACGTGTTGGGTTTCGCCGGGGCCGCGGTGTTGGGTGCGGCGACGATCGCGCTGGTGTGGTTGCTGGCGCGATGGGGTGCTTGA